GGCCCACTCAACCTAACCGTTAGTACGCGGGTGTCCcaccgaggcccaatcgatcctgatgctatatccatcatagaagtctaggaacttcttcctgatGAAGTTTGTTctatggtcggtgatgatacagttagggacACCAAATCTATAgttgatgtcgaggaagaacttaaccacctcttctgagcggatattggtgatgagcttcgcctctatccacttggtgaacttgtccaccgccacgagtaggtgagtgaagccacctgggGCCTTTTTGTGGGGTCCaaccatgtcaaggccccagaccatgaatggccacgtgatggggatggtctgaagtTCCTGCGTCGGTAGATGAGTCTGCCGagtgtagaactagcatccttcaaacATGTGGaccacctcctctgcatctcgcagcgaagtgggccagtaaaaaacttggcgaaaggctttcttgaccagcgaccttggggccgtgTGATGTCCACAGACTTTGGCAATGACTTCGAGGAGAAGTTGTTTCCCCTAGTcggtcgggatgcacttcatgagcacttccgatggacttcgcttgtaaagttcgtTACTAATGGTGATGAACGTCTTGGCACATCAAGTGATTCatcgtgcttcagtcctttctggtgggagagccttctcgaggaggtaggcgagcagtggtgctctctagtcgaCCGGATCGAGTGCCATCATGGTGATGTCGCTGGGCGATGTTGCCATGAAGGCGCCAAGGTCAGAGCTCCCGAGCACTGGGTTGGAGTCAGGGCACGTCGAGGGGTCAGAGCCCCTGAGTGCCAGATTGGTGTTGGAGCGCGTCTGAGTCAGATCCTCTCAGATGTGGGTAGACAGCTCATGGAGGTCGTTTACAAAGACCCCATTGGCAGGCAGTTCCTGTCTGGCCACCAATTTTGCGAGGAAGTCGACAATGTCGTTGTCGTtttgagggacatgatgcagtttgatcccttggaacttgtcctcgagcttgcgcacctcctagcaATATGccgccatgagagggctcttgcaggaggactccttcatgacttggtcaatgaccaactctgagtcgtcGTGGACAAATAGCCGCATGGCTCCAAGCTCAATGGCAATGCGCAGtctattgatgagggcctcatactccatgaCATTGTTcgaggctaaaaaatggagacggatcatgtagcggagcctactcccatccgagGAGATCTAAACCAGTCCAGCCCTTGAGCCAGGCACCACGActgacccgtcaaagtacatcgtccagtactcgtgggtgacgttcgGGGTCGGGAGCTGAACTTCCGTCCATTCGGCAATGAAGTCGgcaagagcctaagacttaatagtagTGCAGGggacatacctgatgtcgtggcccatgagctcgagagcccacCTAGAGATTTGGCCAGCGGCGTCGCGGTTACGGATGACTTCCCCTAGTGGGTACAAGGTGATGACCATGacctcatggtcggtgaagtagtgcaagatcttctaggtcaccatcagcacggcgtatagaaGCTTTTGAACCTAAGGGTAGCGAACTTTAGCATCagtgagtacctcaccgatgaagtGCACTGGTCGTTGGACCTTTAGggggtgtcctagctcctccttCTCGACGACAAGGGCGGCACTCAcaacgtggttgcttgccacgacatagaggaggagggattctccccgtTTGGGAGCAACGAGGATTGGTGCCGACGCCagcgatgctttgaggctttccaaagcctgctgTGCCTCCTTTGTCCAGATGAATGcgtctgtcttcttgagaagtttgtagaggcATCCCTCATTTGCCTAGtcaggagatgaaccggcttagggcggataaacagccggtgagcctctgtacgcccttAATGTTGTGTattgggcccatgttggagatggccttgattttttagggttggctttgatgtcacgctcggacacgatgtatccgagcaacttccccttcggaacccaacacattttttgggattcaatttgacgctAAACCAtcggaggttcacgaatgttgcggccaagtttgcgattaggtcgctggcttgagccgttttcaccactacatcatctacatagacgacgattgttggtttcggccgctcgacttggtcaggttggTTGAATAGGTCGATTTGGTTGGTGAAGCAtcactgcatgcaccgttgatagacGGCGCCatcgttcttcagaccgaaaggcatggttacgtaatagtacgaaccatatgggtgATGAAGGAAGTCATgacctggtcagactctttcatcgtgatctggggtagcctgagtaggcatccagaaaggagaggattttgcaccccgaggtggagtcgactatctgatctatgagtggcaaaggaaagtgatcctttgagcacgccttgttgaggccagtatagtcaacacacattcttcacTTCCCATTCTTATTTTTCACAAGAATATGATTAGCTAGATAgttagagtggtatacctctttgatgaatccgatTGCCAGAAGTTTaacgatctcctcgcctatggccctacgcctttcGTCATCAAAGCGACGCAAACATTGCATGGCGGGCTTTGAGCTAGGGACGACGTGAAGTGcgtgctcagtgacctccctcggtatgactggcatgtcagaaggcttccacATGAAGACATCATGATTTGCGCATAGGAAGTCGGCAATCTTTctttcctatttggccggaagcttggtcccgatccgcaccgtcttggtcAGGTCGATGGGGTCGATCTCCATCACCTTGGTTTTCTCAGTCGGATAGAAGGCACTCAAGGAGGTTAGCCCGTTGCAGTTGGGGACTGCGAGAGTCACTGAATTCCTGAGCTCCGGGAGCTCATCGGAGTTGATGACAACAGTggtgagctcataatgctcgtggtcgcacagGTAGGCGTGCGACAAGGTACTACCTATGGTGATGACGTCATTCCTCCCTAGCAtatttagcttgaggtaggtgtagttggggatcgccatgaacttggtgtagcatggctgccccaagatggcgtggtaggaccccaaAAAGTTCACTACCTTGAAGGCTAtgacctccgagtggaagttggcgtggtcgccaaacgtgatgggcaggtcgatctgcccgagtggatACACCTGCGCCCCTGggatcatgccatggaagggagagctcactgagcgacgctctgatcgggggatgtgcatggcgtcgagggtgtcgatgtagagaatgttgaggccgctgccttcgtacatcagcaccttggtgaggcacttcttgcggatgatggggtcgatgacgagcgggtagcgacccGGTCAGGCgccatgggaaggatggtctctccgatcaaaagtgattggggagtccgaccagctaaggaaagaggggatggccgacttagcggcgcatgcctctctgtagcgtgccttgtgctggtgcttggagtgGATAGCgtcagatcccccaaagatcatgaggcattcctcagggTTAGGGAAGCCATCTTCATCCTTGCCCGTCGTGCCTCCTTTCATGGCCGCCtactccttgcctttcccttcctttggcttggcgGCTTGCcgcaggaagcgcttgaggagcttgcagtccttgtagaggtgtttgacgggataggagtggttggtgcatggactctccatgagcttgttgaagtggtggggctggccctgctggggctgcttgcccgcttGGTCGGTCGCAGCAACCAAAGCTGGGTTGGCCGATTGAcgtcgatccttcttgttcttcttgcccttttgtgCGGAGGGGCACTCGCATTGGTCCTCGCACTTGGCCTTACCCCTATTCCGACCGCCGCTGAAGGCCGCCCTGACTGCCGCCTCGCTGGAGGCGTGGTTTGTGGCAATGTTGAGCAGGTCATGGGTTCTATGGGGCTTCACATAGCctagcttgtggatcaaggactcggaggttgtcctagagaggaacgcacTGATGACGTCTGTGTCGATGATATCAGGAAGGAagttgcactgctttgagaacctacggatgtaatcccgcagggactcgttgggctcctattagtagctcttgaggtcccaagaatTCCTAGGACGGACATACGTCTTCTGGAAATTtttgacgaagaccctcttgagatccgcccagtcgcggatgctgtcgggcggaaggaattcgagccatgctcgaacatgctcccccacgcagatggggaggtattagatgatgaagaagtcatcatccactcctccagctcggtaggcgagccagaagtcttcaaagatcatgcagaagtgtggatgaaatatgatctcaaacgtaagaaatgggacatttcaaaccacaagtgcttgatggtggctaagtccactatttCAGATACAATAAGAGGGTCTATCCTAGATTGTGATACCGCCACagagtatcttaagaaagtggagagtcagtttactgggtcttcaaaggcttatgcagtactttgatcaagaaactgttcaatgagaaatacactggtggcgatatcagagagcacatactgaagatgggcaacacggcttcgaagctgaagaaaatggatttggggctcaaggatgagttccttattcaTTTGGTTTTGCTTCCTTGCTCaaagaatatgaaacttttgttgtgaactacaacatacagcccgataAGTGCGATATAGAGAAGCTTAttgcaatgtgtgttcaagaagaggagaggctaaaaAGCTCACAGGGTGTCtttgctaaccttgtgaaggacaagaagaagaacttcagtaagaatgccaaacctcaagggaaagcccctcagaatgaccaccatcagaagaacaaTAATGCCCAAGTTGAAAAGGATcaatgcaaatggtgcaagaagcatggacattaccagagggactgtccagacttcctaaagagccttctgaagagaggtgaggactacattacattcatagatgagtccttgtatttaagttatgcaaaatgtacttggtggattgattcaggtgcaactgttcatgttgcaaatttattACAGGAATTCCGTATGAGAagaaccctgcaaagaggagaaagaagaattaaagttgcaaatggagttgaagccattggagatctttctctagaattagatgatggttttagacttcaactttcagatattctttatataccctctttgcgtagaaacttgataagtgtttcaagattagatgatgatggatatgattgccattttggtaatggcaaatgttggattgtgattaataataagtgtgttggtcttgtcttccgacaagacaagctttatttgttatcactttttGACAATGTGAATGATGTGAGCACTGAAAATGAgaatgtgtggcagaaccgcccgaaataacacacttacggaggtgcttgtcttccaccagacactaagcaccccgaaagcaagctacaacgggcggtatccgtcgggcacaccccaagggagaacccgaaagatccacattttttccaaggatccaataatgagaacgagttacaatacttgtctatttcatacatcagagtttcttaaaagtacattattataataccaaacatcagagtgcggaatgataaatagtggaatttaaaataaacatctagcgataagaacgaggatccgtctgagtccaccagaagaatcctccacacaaaggtatttctcatgcatcacctgcaataggggtaaataaaccctgagtacacaatgtactcgcgagacttatccgactagtgggaataatttcccgactccaaggaatatgagaagctttatggtttgttggtttattttagcagaaagcaatactaatagtgagtccttatttatgttattattatcaaccgtattaagttatcatctagccagtctaaataagcacctgttctactttcaagcaagggttgagcaatcagttccatttcttctcctttcaacttttagttcttactacggtgctaaatcacagacaagtcgtactggatttcccggcgattcgcgaatcactgtgcccagctgggtgcctcgaagacacatgccccgcttgtaccctaggcacaagcaggaccaacccatcactctcctgtcctgagtgtccaggtccccatccaaacttggactccaagcccccactcctgagtcccggactcagtgcggtgcaaggacctccaccatctccgcctccaatcagtcggtccgaaaagagccagatccacgacaagagagcaacaagccttccctacgcccatacccaagtatgtgctcgggacaatagatctgtgacttgcctagagccatatgcaacaaccggtccttaattgacacgaatagggaaaaagtgtaactgagctatgccctgttggccacaggacacaaccctttacacccaccaaaacccaaccatatccctgcccggtcaccatttttctttccaccattttatcatgagtgatcatgtttatcacctaattgcgagtaacggcaggttactcacgctaccgatatcctgagcatagtagctactcgacctgtactagtaggactcataggtagatatatttatgcatgtagtttccataaaatgcctgtaacgtaaatgcgcatcatagatatatattcagttattattcaaagtaagggttatgcatcggggcttgccttgggcaggcgcggtgtcagcaaagtcagcaactgatggctccgggacgtcctcctgcacgaggatctcctcctcatactcttcgatgacttcgtcgtactcaTGCTCGCCCGCAgtcacaaactctaccaactcgttatctacatgcatgaaatgatgatgcaacgcttagtaatacggcaacagcaattcttaaaataagaatacatctaccaagctactaagctaactctaatgactaatacgaaaagttacctattattcccac
The nucleotide sequence above comes from Miscanthus floridulus cultivar M001 chromosome 18, ASM1932011v1, whole genome shotgun sequence. Encoded proteins:
- the LOC136524513 gene encoding uncharacterized protein, translating into MHIPRSERRSVSSPFHGMIPGAQVYPLGQIDLPITFGDHANFHSEVIAFKVVNFLGSYHAILGQPCYTKFMAIPNYTYLKLNMLGRNDVITIGSTLSHAYLCDHEHYELTTVVINSDELPELRNSVTLAVPNCNGLTSLSAFYPTEKTKVMEIDPIDLTKTVRIGTKLPAK